From Corynebacterium sp. BD556, the proteins below share one genomic window:
- the ispG gene encoding flavodoxin-dependent (E)-4-hydroxy-3-methylbut-2-enyl-diphosphate synthase, protein MNQPISLGIPDGPPPTLAPRRKTRQLMVGSVGVGSDHPISVQSMTTTKTHDINATLQQIAQLTAAGCDIVRVACPKTVDAEALPAIAAKSPIPVIADIHFQPKYIFAAIDAGCAAVRVNPGNIKEFDGRVKEVAKAAGDAGIPIRIGVNGGSLDKRMLEKYGKATPEALVESAVYEAGLFEEYGYSDIAISVKHSDPVLMVEAYRQLAEVTDYPLHLGVTEAGPKFMGTIKSSVAFGALLSQGIGDTIRVSLSADPVEEIKVGDQILQSMNLRPRKLEIVSCPSCGRAQVDVYKLAEEVTAGLDGLEFPLRVAVMGCVVNGPGEARDADLGVASGNGKGQIFVKGEVVETVPEAKIVETLIAHAMRIAEEEGMEATAGTKAHVKVTR, encoded by the coding sequence ATGAATCAGCCTATCTCCCTGGGAATTCCTGATGGCCCACCTCCGACCCTCGCGCCGCGCCGCAAAACCCGCCAGCTAATGGTCGGCTCAGTGGGAGTTGGCTCCGATCATCCAATTTCCGTGCAGTCGATGACCACCACCAAAACGCACGACATTAACGCCACTTTGCAGCAGATCGCTCAGCTAACCGCCGCTGGCTGCGACATCGTCCGCGTGGCATGCCCGAAAACTGTTGATGCGGAGGCGCTGCCTGCCATCGCCGCGAAGTCCCCGATTCCGGTCATTGCCGATATTCACTTTCAGCCGAAGTACATCTTCGCCGCCATTGACGCCGGATGTGCTGCTGTGCGCGTCAACCCTGGCAACATCAAGGAGTTCGACGGCCGCGTCAAGGAGGTTGCTAAGGCGGCCGGGGATGCTGGCATTCCAATCCGCATCGGAGTAAACGGTGGTTCTTTGGACAAGCGCATGCTGGAGAAGTACGGCAAAGCCACCCCGGAGGCTCTTGTGGAATCCGCTGTCTACGAGGCGGGGCTGTTCGAGGAGTACGGCTATAGCGACATCGCCATTTCTGTGAAGCACTCCGATCCGGTTCTTATGGTGGAGGCTTACCGGCAGCTCGCCGAGGTCACCGATTACCCGCTGCACCTCGGCGTGACCGAAGCAGGCCCGAAGTTTATGGGCACCATTAAATCTTCTGTTGCCTTCGGTGCGCTGCTTTCGCAGGGGATCGGCGACACCATCCGGGTCTCTTTGTCGGCGGATCCGGTGGAGGAGATTAAGGTTGGTGATCAGATTCTGCAGTCGATGAATCTGCGTCCGCGCAAGCTTGAAATCGTCTCGTGCCCGTCCTGTGGGCGCGCCCAGGTTGACGTGTACAAGCTTGCCGAGGAAGTCACGGCTGGGCTCGACGGCCTTGAGTTCCCGCTGCGCGTGGCGGTTATGGGCTGTGTGGTCAACGGTCCTGGTGAGGCCCGCGATGCGGACTTGGGTGTAGCTTCCGGTAATGGCAAGGGTCAGATTTTTGTCAAGGGCGAAGTTGTTGAGACGGTGCCGGAGGCGAAAATCGTCGAAACTCTCATTGCGCATGCGATGCGTATTGCGGAGGAGGAAGGTATGGAGGCAACTGCCGGAACCAAGGCTCACGTCAAGGTTACGCGCTAG
- a CDS encoding M50 family metallopeptidase, which translates to MGFVVGIAVFAIGIVLSIALHEAGHMFTARAFGMRVRRYFVGFGPPVWQITKGHTTYGVAALPLGGFCDIAGMTAQDELSAAEEPVAMYKKPWWQRIAVMSGGIVMNLLLGLVIIYMVAVFASIPNPYADRTPTVGKVACTSDQVAEDQLAECVGAGPAGAAGIQPGDKLLAVDGQKLQTFTQLRDYVMLRPGETVTLSIQREGEVSDVDVAVDAVKRLNPQTGEFVEVGAVGITNQPVDNPTASFGPFEAVPATFALTGQMLRATVEGLVAFPGKIPGVVASIFGAQRDETGPVSVIGASRAGGELVERSMWEVFWMMLASLNFFLALFNLVPLPPLDGGHIAVIVYEKIRDGFRRARGLAPAGPANYEKLMPVTYVMASALLVIGVFVMVADVVNPVKLFG; encoded by the coding sequence GTGGGTTTCGTCGTGGGAATCGCCGTCTTCGCCATCGGGATAGTGCTGTCGATCGCTTTGCACGAGGCCGGACACATGTTTACGGCGCGCGCTTTCGGCATGCGTGTGCGTCGCTACTTCGTGGGCTTCGGCCCGCCCGTGTGGCAAATAACCAAAGGGCACACCACCTACGGTGTGGCTGCCCTGCCCCTCGGCGGTTTCTGCGACATCGCGGGAATGACCGCGCAAGACGAGCTGTCCGCCGCGGAAGAACCCGTGGCGATGTATAAAAAGCCATGGTGGCAACGCATCGCAGTGATGAGCGGTGGAATCGTGATGAACCTGCTGCTGGGTTTGGTGATCATCTATATGGTGGCGGTCTTTGCCAGCATCCCCAACCCCTACGCCGACCGCACGCCCACGGTGGGCAAGGTGGCGTGCACCTCCGACCAAGTTGCTGAGGATCAACTCGCCGAATGTGTGGGCGCGGGACCAGCAGGAGCTGCCGGAATCCAGCCCGGGGACAAACTCCTCGCCGTCGACGGCCAAAAACTCCAGACATTTACCCAACTGCGTGACTACGTGATGCTGCGCCCTGGAGAAACTGTCACGTTGAGCATTCAACGCGAAGGAGAAGTAAGCGACGTCGATGTGGCAGTGGATGCCGTCAAGCGCCTGAACCCTCAGACCGGCGAGTTTGTCGAGGTTGGCGCTGTGGGAATTACTAATCAACCCGTGGACAACCCGACGGCCTCCTTCGGCCCTTTTGAGGCTGTCCCGGCCACATTTGCGTTGACGGGGCAGATGCTGCGCGCGACTGTTGAAGGCTTAGTCGCCTTCCCCGGCAAAATCCCCGGCGTGGTGGCTTCCATTTTCGGTGCTCAACGCGATGAAACCGGCCCAGTCAGCGTCATCGGGGCTTCGCGGGCCGGCGGGGAACTGGTGGAGCGCAGCATGTGGGAAGTGTTTTGGATGATGCTGGCCTCGTTAAACTTCTTCCTCGCGCTGTTTAACTTGGTGCCGCTTCCGCCTCTCGACGGCGGCCACATTGCCGTGATCGTCTACGAGAAGATCCGCGATGGTTTCAGGCGCGCCCGCGGGCTTGCTCCGGCGGGGCCAGCGAACTACGAAAAGCTCATGCCGGTAACTTACGTCATGGCTTCGGCCCTGCTCGTCATCGGTGTGTTTGTGATGGTTGCGGACGTGGTCAACCCCGTCAAGTTATTTGGCTAG
- the dxr gene encoding 1-deoxy-D-xylulose-5-phosphate reductoisomerase — MKKIVLLGSTGSIGTQAIEVINDNRDRFQVVGIAAGGRDPGLVVKQAQAFGLGPGDVAVSGEEAAREVSAALGGSVLRDPAELVRARPADTVLNALVGSLGLASTLAVVETEARLALANKESLVAGGRLVTSKAAEGQIVPVDSEHSAMAQCLRSGRVNEVARYVLTASGGPFRGWSREQMWDVTPKQAAAHPTWSMGQMNTLNSATMVNKGLELIEATLLFGVAPELIDVTVHPQSIIHSMVTFVDGATIAQASPPSMKLPIAHALAWPERVADAQPALDFSAAMDWHFEPLDNSAFPAVELARDVARTGAMAPAVYNAANEEAAAAFLGGRIRFPQIVDVVAQTIEAVDASGFIPESFEAVIHTETEARRRANEYVDKLARA; from the coding sequence GTGAAAAAGATTGTTCTTCTCGGATCCACCGGCTCGATCGGCACGCAAGCGATCGAGGTCATTAACGACAACCGGGACAGATTCCAGGTTGTCGGAATTGCGGCGGGGGGACGGGATCCGGGGCTCGTCGTCAAGCAAGCACAGGCCTTCGGTTTGGGCCCAGGTGATGTGGCTGTTTCTGGCGAAGAAGCGGCGCGCGAGGTTTCCGCGGCTTTAGGTGGCTCGGTGCTGCGTGACCCCGCGGAGCTGGTGCGGGCGCGCCCAGCGGATACTGTGCTCAACGCTTTGGTGGGCTCACTGGGTTTGGCTTCGACGTTGGCGGTGGTGGAAACCGAAGCGAGGTTGGCTCTGGCGAACAAGGAATCCCTCGTGGCGGGGGGACGGTTGGTGACCTCCAAAGCCGCCGAAGGCCAGATTGTTCCTGTAGATTCTGAACATTCCGCGATGGCCCAGTGCTTGCGCTCAGGGCGCGTCAATGAGGTCGCGCGCTACGTGCTGACGGCTTCAGGCGGACCATTTCGCGGTTGGAGCCGCGAGCAAATGTGGGATGTCACCCCAAAGCAGGCGGCGGCACACCCGACGTGGTCAATGGGGCAGATGAACACCCTGAACTCGGCGACGATGGTGAACAAAGGTCTTGAGTTGATCGAAGCGACGTTACTTTTCGGTGTCGCCCCCGAGCTTATCGACGTCACCGTGCACCCGCAGTCCATCATCCACTCAATGGTTACCTTCGTCGATGGTGCCACGATCGCGCAGGCTTCGCCGCCGTCGATGAAACTTCCGATCGCCCATGCGCTTGCGTGGCCCGAACGCGTCGCCGACGCGCAGCCAGCTCTTGACTTCTCCGCCGCCATGGACTGGCACTTCGAGCCGCTCGACAACTCAGCTTTCCCCGCCGTTGAGCTCGCCCGTGACGTCGCCCGCACCGGGGCAATGGCACCTGCCGTCTACAATGCTGCTAATGAGGAAGCCGCGGCCGCATTTTTGGGTGGGCGCATCCGTTTCCCACAAATCGTGGACGTGGTCGCGCAGACCATCGAGGCGGTGGACGCCTCAGGGTTCATCCCTGAAAGCTTCGAGGCCGTCATCCACACAGAAACTGAGGCTCGCCGACGCGCCAATGAGTACGTCGACAAGCTGGCGCGCGCATAA
- a CDS encoding DUF2631 domain-containing protein, with protein sequence MAHHANDRAPQVYSGVSEADVPSAKYGWSELSPGTIQTAGWISVAFLVAYNFGNHQGHVETLWLVSFTVLVALGLVLFAMRPKLSQVRTVTAHNKPVGHQEPDWIYNQATLSGPYADLDDRALRALNIDPSRVSHLRGQHNAVSADRELGGAH encoded by the coding sequence GTGGCCCACCACGCGAACGATCGAGCACCCCAGGTGTATAGCGGCGTTTCCGAAGCGGACGTTCCGTCCGCCAAGTACGGCTGGAGCGAGCTAAGCCCGGGCACCATCCAGACCGCAGGTTGGATTTCTGTCGCCTTCTTGGTCGCCTACAATTTCGGCAACCACCAGGGCCACGTCGAAACCCTCTGGTTGGTTTCCTTCACCGTGCTTGTCGCCCTCGGCCTGGTTCTGTTTGCCATGCGCCCGAAGCTAAGCCAGGTTCGTACCGTGACAGCCCACAACAAACCGGTCGGCCACCAGGAGCCCGACTGGATCTACAACCAGGCCACTCTTTCCGGCCCCTACGCCGACCTGGACGACCGCGCCCTGCGCGCTTTAAATATCGACCCCTCCCGCGTGTCCCACCTGCGCGGCCAGCACAACGCTGTTTCCGCGGACCGTGAACTCGGTGGCGCGCACTAA
- the rlmN gene encoding 23S rRNA (adenine(2503)-C(2))-methyltransferase RlmN, with the protein MSDFPKIQLLAPKRGMPPKHFADLSGEERIAALQELGLPKFSANQIARHYYGKFEADPLAMTDLPENQRQRVKDALFPRLLTPVREVETDDGDTTKTLWRLHDGILLESVLMRYPDRATLCISSQAGCGMACPFCATGQGGLDRNLSTAEIVDQVREAAAKMASEGSRLSNIVFMGMGEPLANYNRVISAVRQITSPNPEGFGISQRNVTVSTVGLAPQIRKLADEGLSCTLAVSLHTPDDELRDELVPMNNRFAVADVLDAARYYAEQTGRRVSIEYALIRDINDHDFRADMLGRKLHDTLGSLVHVNLIPLNPTPGSKWDASPRGRQDEFVRRVIAQGVPCTVRDTKGQEIAAACGQLAAEEKTG; encoded by the coding sequence ATGAGTGACTTTCCCAAGATTCAACTGCTCGCCCCAAAAAGGGGCATGCCCCCGAAGCATTTCGCCGACCTCAGCGGCGAGGAACGCATCGCGGCCCTTCAAGAACTTGGTTTGCCGAAGTTTAGCGCCAATCAAATCGCGCGGCATTACTACGGCAAGTTCGAGGCGGATCCTTTAGCCATGACGGACCTGCCGGAAAATCAGCGCCAGCGGGTCAAGGACGCCCTTTTTCCGCGGCTTCTTACTCCCGTGCGCGAGGTGGAAACCGACGATGGGGACACCACCAAGACGCTGTGGCGCCTTCACGACGGGATCCTGCTGGAGTCGGTGCTGATGCGGTATCCGGATCGTGCGACGTTGTGCATTTCTTCCCAGGCGGGCTGCGGCATGGCCTGCCCCTTTTGTGCCACCGGCCAAGGCGGGTTGGACCGTAACTTGTCCACCGCCGAAATCGTCGACCAAGTTCGCGAGGCGGCCGCGAAAATGGCCTCTGAAGGCTCACGTTTGAGCAATATCGTATTCATGGGCATGGGAGAGCCGCTGGCCAATTACAACCGTGTTATCAGCGCGGTGCGTCAAATCACCAGCCCAAACCCGGAGGGCTTTGGCATTTCCCAGCGCAACGTCACGGTGTCCACTGTGGGCTTGGCGCCGCAGATCCGCAAGCTTGCCGACGAAGGCCTGTCGTGCACCCTCGCGGTGTCCCTCCACACGCCGGACGACGAGCTGCGCGACGAGCTGGTTCCCATGAACAACCGCTTCGCCGTCGCCGACGTCTTGGATGCGGCCCGCTACTACGCGGAGCAGACGGGGCGCCGTGTTTCCATTGAGTATGCCCTCATTCGCGATATCAACGACCACGATTTCCGTGCGGATATGCTGGGGCGCAAACTACACGACACTTTGGGGTCCCTCGTCCATGTCAACCTGATCCCGCTGAACCCCACTCCGGGCTCTAAATGGGACGCGTCCCCGCGCGGGCGCCAAGACGAGTTTGTCCGCCGTGTTATCGCGCAGGGAGTGCCTTGTACTGTGCGCGACACCAAGGGCCAAGAAATCGCCGCGGCCTGCGGCCAACTCGCCGCCGAAGAAAAAACCGGCTAG
- a CDS encoding phosphatidate cytidylyltransferase: MTEPGVRRQAGGFDRVIRRPRPKNSAGRDLRSATLTGVCLGAAVLIAAWIGPFAWYPLVAVAVGLAMWEVLTRLREAGYRQPRTFLLVLGQAMLWLSAPFGASGLVSGFAFSVLFLMFYRLFHNGRHNSPENYVRDTAVGIFVLAWIPLFGSFAALISLVDAGKLHGGLYILTFMLCVIASDVGGYCAGVMFGSHPMAPAVSPSKSWEGFAGSITFGVITGIIVVTWLLNGSWMLGVLLGVALVICATLGDLVESQFKRELGIKDMSDMLPGHGGIMDRLDGMLPAAASTWLVLELVAKL; the protein is encoded by the coding sequence GTGACAGAACCGGGTGTCCGTCGCCAAGCAGGCGGCTTTGATCGAGTTATTCGGCGACCGCGCCCCAAAAACAGTGCGGGGCGCGACCTACGTTCGGCGACGCTTACTGGGGTGTGCCTAGGTGCGGCCGTACTCATTGCCGCATGGATCGGGCCCTTTGCGTGGTATCCGCTGGTCGCGGTAGCGGTCGGGTTGGCGATGTGGGAGGTCCTCACCCGGTTGCGTGAGGCTGGCTACCGGCAGCCGCGGACATTTTTGCTCGTGCTTGGCCAGGCGATGCTGTGGCTTTCGGCCCCGTTCGGCGCCAGCGGACTCGTCTCGGGTTTTGCTTTTAGCGTGCTGTTTCTCATGTTTTATCGCCTGTTTCACAACGGGCGACACAACTCACCCGAAAACTACGTGCGCGACACCGCAGTAGGGATCTTCGTGCTCGCGTGGATTCCACTGTTCGGCTCTTTCGCCGCGCTGATCTCTCTGGTGGACGCGGGGAAGCTACACGGAGGCCTGTATATCCTCACCTTCATGCTGTGCGTTATCGCCTCCGACGTCGGCGGCTACTGCGCCGGCGTGATGTTCGGCTCGCACCCGATGGCTCCCGCTGTCAGCCCGAGCAAGAGTTGGGAGGGGTTCGCCGGATCCATCACCTTTGGCGTTATCACGGGCATCATCGTCGTGACCTGGCTGCTCAACGGTTCGTGGATGCTGGGCGTGTTGCTCGGCGTCGCCTTGGTCATCTGCGCAACTCTCGGCGACCTAGTGGAAAGCCAGTTCAAACGGGAGCTTGGGATCAAGGACATGTCGGACATGTTGCCCGGCCACGGCGGCATCATGGATCGGCTAGACGGGATGTTGCCGGCGGCAGCGTCGACGTGGCTTGTTTTAGAGCTTGTGGCCAAGCTCTAA
- the frr gene encoding ribosome recycling factor, with the protein MIDDVLLDAEERMSSSVDFTRDELVTIRTGRANPAMFNGVMADFYGAPTPINQMATISVPEPRMLLIKPFDMSTLNDIENAIRNSDLGVNPTDDGQVIRVTIPQLTEERRRELVKQAKQKGEDGKIAIRNVRRQGMEALKKIQKNGDAGEDEVNAAEKELDKTTSKYVGEIDELVSRKEGELMEV; encoded by the coding sequence ATGATCGATGACGTACTGCTCGATGCGGAAGAACGCATGTCCAGCTCCGTGGACTTTACCCGCGACGAACTTGTCACCATCCGCACCGGGCGCGCCAACCCCGCCATGTTCAATGGCGTGATGGCTGATTTCTATGGTGCGCCCACCCCGATCAACCAGATGGCCACCATCTCGGTTCCGGAGCCGCGCATGCTCTTGATTAAGCCCTTCGACATGTCCACTCTCAACGATATTGAAAACGCGATTCGCAACTCTGATCTTGGCGTCAACCCCACTGATGACGGTCAGGTCATCCGCGTGACCATCCCGCAGCTCACCGAGGAACGCCGCCGTGAACTGGTCAAGCAAGCGAAGCAGAAGGGGGAGGACGGCAAGATCGCCATCCGCAACGTGCGCCGCCAAGGCATGGAGGCGCTGAAGAAAATTCAGAAAAACGGCGACGCTGGCGAGGACGAGGTCAACGCGGCAGAAAAGGAGCTGGACAAAACCACCTCCAAGTACGTCGGTGAGATCGATGAGCTTGTCTCCCGCAAGGAAGGCGAGCTAATGGAGGTCTAA
- the pyrH gene encoding UMP kinase → MLKLGGEMFGGGKVGIDPDVVESIATQIAEVATNGTEVAVVIGGGNFFRGAQLQQRGMDRARSDYMGMLGTVMNCLALQDFLQQKGVDCRVQTSINMAQIAEPYLPLRAARHLEKGRVVIFGAGMGMPYFSTDTTAAQRALEIGCEVLLMAKGVDGVYDDDPRVNPDALLYSEVTPREVLEKELKVADATAFSLCMDNNMPILVFNLLKEGNIARAVAGEQIGTLVQS, encoded by the coding sequence ATGCTCAAACTTGGAGGTGAGATGTTCGGCGGCGGCAAAGTTGGCATTGATCCGGATGTGGTGGAAAGCATTGCCACACAGATCGCAGAAGTGGCCACCAACGGCACCGAAGTTGCCGTCGTGATCGGCGGCGGCAACTTCTTCCGCGGGGCGCAGCTACAGCAACGCGGCATGGATCGGGCGCGCTCCGACTACATGGGCATGCTCGGAACCGTGATGAACTGCCTGGCTTTGCAGGACTTTTTGCAACAAAAGGGCGTCGATTGTCGGGTACAGACCTCAATTAACATGGCGCAGATCGCGGAGCCTTACTTGCCGCTGCGCGCCGCCCGTCACCTGGAAAAGGGCCGGGTGGTCATCTTCGGCGCCGGTATGGGCATGCCGTACTTCTCCACAGACACCACCGCGGCGCAGCGCGCCCTCGAGATCGGCTGCGAGGTTTTGCTGATGGCAAAAGGGGTTGACGGCGTTTACGACGATGACCCGCGCGTCAACCCGGACGCTTTGCTCTACAGCGAAGTTACCCCCCGCGAGGTCTTAGAAAAAGAGCTCAAGGTCGCGGACGCCACCGCGTTTTCGCTGTGTATGGACAATAACATGCCGATTTTGGTCTTTAACTTGCTCAAGGAAGGCAACATTGCGCGCGCCGTGGCCGGCGAGCAAATTGGCACCCTGGTGCAGTCGTGA